The DNA sequence AAATTACCCTGACTCATATTATTCTCCAGCGATTTTTACAATACCATTTAAAAATGCCCAACCTCAGATGAATCTCCAACATTGAGGCGGCGATAATCCCCGGCAACAATCGCCCGATGCCCGATTAACGAATCGGTCAAAATGGAGTTGGTAACTTCTGCCTCATATCCTACAATCGAATTTTTGACAATTGAGTTCCTGATAACGGCTCCGTCGGAAACAGAAACATGCGGGCCGATAACCGAACATTCAATCACTGCCGAAGGCGCGATAAAAGTCGGAGGGATAATGACCGATCCCTCCCGGATATCGCTAAAAGTTGTTTTCTCCAGCAGGTGTTGATTGGTATCGATCAAAGTTTCGCGCTTACCGCAATCAAACCAGCCTTCGACGGAGTAAGCGTTAAATTTGGTTCCCTCTTCAATCATACTCTGCAAAGCATCGGTTAATTGAATTTCTCCCCGCGTTTTTTGCCCTGAAACGATAAGTTTTTCCAAATGATCAAATAAATGAGAGCTGTTTTGAATATAATACAGTCCGATAATCGCGAGGTTTGAGGAAGGGTCAACAGGCTTCTCAACCAGTCTTGTGACTATGCCGTGTTCGACATCCGCAATACCAAAACGATGCGGATCGGCGACGGGCATTAATCCCAGGACGTTGTCGCCTTGCGACACAAATCGGGTCATATTAGCCTCGACAATGGTATCCCCCAATATAATTAAAACCGGTCCGTCAGACGTTCCTTTCATTCCCATTTGAACGGCGTAACCCAAACCCAATAATTCCGTCTGATTTACGAAGCGAGTTTTGATGTCATAGTGCTGAGTAACGTACTCCTGAACTTTCGCACCCAAAAATCCCGTTATTATCGTTATCTCATCCGGATTTAACTCAATTAATGAATCAAGAATATGCGCTAATATCGGTTTCCCGGCGACATGCAAAAGCGATTTTGGAATTGTATGCGTATGCGGTCTCAAACGGCTGCCGATTCCCGCGGCAGGAATAATTATTTTCATCTCCGTCCTTACACTCCCTGTAATTTTTCGAAAGAATATACGTAGTTCAACGGGGAAGGTAAATATAAATCTTGGTATAAAACGATAAATTGATTAAGAAAATAGCTGAATTATTGAGCCGCCCCAATCATCAATCAAAAATTGAACACGTCCGATTAGTAGGGATATTCGAGCCATGACCGTATATCCGAAATGGGCCCCGAAAGATACCATAATGAACCAGATACCGACCCGGGCGACGCCTCCCAAAACGCCTTTGTGTTCTTTGGAAAAATAAAAATATATCAAAGTTGTTACAACTCCGACAACGATAATCAGGGAGAGCAGGAATTCGCCCCACCCCTGTCCCGGATCAATCGAACGCATAGTAGCCTGAATCTGAGGCAGCACCTTCCCATGAAGTTCAGAAATTAAAAATATACCGGCTGTGTTTCCCATGACGAATGCCAGTGAGAGCCTGCTTATCCAACTATAATTTTTTGTAAAACGGGAAAACATCAATACGCCAAGAATACCGGGAATGAACAAATACCATTTGCCGTTATCGAACATCGGGTCAATCATCTGTTGTAGAATAACCGAATGCCAGATCAGTCCCACGTAATACCCTGCCGACAGTCCGGCAAAGATATGCTCGGCCAGCTTATAAAACGGATTATCCTTGTACAAAAATGACAGTAATGACAGCGTTAAAAACGCGATAATCCAAACCTGGATGAACTCAATCAGATTCAAGCCGCGCTCCCGTTAGGTTTATTTTTATCTCTTCCGCGTCGACCGGTAAGATAAATTATATTTCCGGCAATGACCGATCCGATAATCAGCAAATGAACGAGCGATTGCGCTCCCATTCCTTTAGTGGCCGTGCCTTTTTTATCCACCAGCTTTTCATATTCGGCGGCGCCTTTCATACCGCCCAATAAACCGGTCATCTGGCCCGAACCGATATAAGCGTAAAACCGCGGAGCCATCACGGCCGTCACTCCGCATCCAACCCGAATATCATATTGGGCATTTACAATTGACATCCAGTAATCGACAATATTGTTATCAGCCACAACATATATGAAATCAAAATCAGCATAACTATTGACGTTTTGGGTAATTGGAATCTCCGATAATGGCGTCCCGGAATTATCTGTCGGATAAATAACGTCTATAGCTGTGCCCATCCCTTTTAGAACCGCCACATAGTTTGCTTTGAAACCCAAGTTGACATAATCAACACCGTATTCTTTGCCGTATTCTTCAGCCACTGAACGAGTCACTCGCTCGGATATACTCGGTCCTCCCAGCGGAATTGTCGTCATCGTGACTATTTTGCAGTCTTTGCGGAATAAATGATGCAGGGCGGCAATCGACATTGGTTCCGTTTCCGGTAAGGCCGAAGCGTAATAATCAAAAGTCAATAGAACTGTAGAAGAATCCGGGAGAGCTTCGACGGCGTCAAATAATTGTCTGGCTTCAGGAGAAACCTTAAACGGCAAATCGAGCGTCACCAGAACAGGAAAAGTAACGAATATGCCAACGGCTAAATATATAAATCTTCTGTCATCAGTCCTGTAGGTGAGATAAAGCAAAACCACACCCGATACTGCAAGAAGGATATACGCCAATATGACCCAAAATGACATTGTCTTATTTTCCCATATACGTTCGCTCAATACCGAGCATAATTCGAAGTGACATCGCCGCCGCGCCGAGCGCGGCGCCGATTATAATACCTCGTTGGACGGCTAAATTCGCCCCGCCCATAATATAGGTATTAATATAATCAGGCAGACTTTCATGAATCATTGTCAGAAACGCTTCACCCATCGGTACTCGCCAGAGCATTACAATCACTGCCGTTGCCAAGAGTAAGGTTGCTTCGGTATTGCGTGCCCGGAATGCCCGAAAAGCCGCCGAAGCGATATAAAAAGCAAGCATGGCAAACATGGTCGACATCATCGGGGCATCGAGATAGGTAAAGCACCAATCATAGATCGAACCCGGCCCGGTTCCAAATTTGGGCGACCAAGAAGTCGGAATAATCGCGGGAATTATCATCACAAATATAGAAACCAGAGTCGCCAATTTATAAATCCAGCCGTCACTCCGACGTTTAACCGCGCTATAATTTACCCGCACGATTGAGACAACCCCCAAAAGCAAAGTAAAACCTCCGACAATAGTCACCCAGCTCAGTATCTCAGGTTCAATTCGACCGAGAAAACTTTCTTCGGGACGGAAGAAAAATGAAATCACCATCAGAAAACCGGATAAAAAAGCGATTATGACAGGAACTGTTGTCTTCATTTAAATATTCTCAAATAAACTCAAATACCAATCGCCTGAATCAAAACTAACCAATAGCGCCCCGATCAGAATTAGAATGATAAGGGATACCTTCATCCAATCCTGCCCCTTAAGACCGCCCAATAATAACGGTTCTCGAGAGAGATAGGCGGAAGCGGCGTATAATTCCTCACCCATCAGCGTATAATCACAGGAAGCGATAAAAAACGGGAGTTGCATCGGCTGAGCCG is a window from the Candidatus Zixiibacteriota bacterium genome containing:
- a CDS encoding sugar phosphate nucleotidyltransferase, with the translated sequence MKIIIPAAGIGSRLRPHTHTIPKSLLHVAGKPILAHILDSLIELNPDEITIITGFLGAKVQEYVTQHYDIKTRFVNQTELLGLGYAVQMGMKGTSDGPVLIILGDTIVEANMTRFVSQGDNVLGLMPVADPHRFGIADVEHGIVTRLVEKPVDPSSNLAIIGLYYIQNSSHLFDHLEKLIVSGQKTRGEIQLTDALQSMIEEGTKFNAYSVEGWFDCGKRETLIDTNQHLLEKTTFSDIREGSVIIPPTFIAPSAVIECSVIGPHVSVSDGAVIRNSIVKNSIVGYEAEVTNSILTDSLIGHRAIVAGDYRRLNVGDSSEVGHF